In Sphingomonas sp. Leaf357, a single genomic region encodes these proteins:
- a CDS encoding aldehyde dehydrogenase yields the protein MATVISSDAHRASATFDRLNPMTGAVASTASAATVADAAAACDAAAAAFPAWSALGPNARRAILTKAAAALEARAPQFIEAMMTEIGATQGWAGFNLMLAAGIVREAAAMTTQIQGEVIPSDKPGCIAMALREPVGVMVGIAPWNAPIILGVRAIAMPLACGNTVILKASEQCPRTHALIVEAFVEAGMGDGIVNLVTNAPEDAGEIVGALIDHPAVRRINFTGSTHVGRIIAKRAAEHLKPVLLELGGKAPLIVLDDADLDEAVKAAAFGAFMNQGQICMSTERIIVVDSVAEAFAEKFAAKVGSMPVGDPREGKTPLGAVVDAKTVAHVQSLVSDALGHGAVQLNGGASDGVLMPAHVIDKVTPEMKLFRDESFGPVVGIARARDEAHAIALANDTEYGLSAAIFTRDTARGLRIARAIKSGICHINGPTVHDEAQMPFGGVKSSGYGRFGGKAGIDSFTELRWITIETQPGHYPI from the coding sequence ATGGCAACCGTGATTTCTTCGGACGCGCATCGCGCATCCGCGACGTTCGATCGTCTGAACCCGATGACCGGGGCGGTCGCATCCACCGCATCGGCGGCGACCGTGGCCGATGCGGCGGCGGCCTGCGATGCCGCCGCCGCCGCCTTCCCGGCCTGGTCGGCACTCGGCCCCAACGCCCGCCGCGCGATCCTGACCAAGGCGGCCGCCGCGCTCGAAGCCCGCGCACCGCAGTTCATCGAGGCGATGATGACGGAAATCGGCGCCACCCAGGGTTGGGCCGGCTTCAACCTGATGCTCGCCGCCGGTATAGTGCGCGAAGCGGCGGCGATGACGACGCAGATCCAGGGCGAGGTGATCCCGTCCGACAAGCCCGGCTGCATCGCGATGGCACTGCGCGAGCCGGTCGGCGTGATGGTCGGCATCGCGCCGTGGAACGCGCCGATCATCCTTGGCGTGCGCGCGATCGCGATGCCGCTCGCCTGCGGCAATACCGTCATTCTGAAAGCGAGCGAGCAATGCCCGCGCACGCATGCCCTGATCGTCGAAGCGTTCGTGGAAGCTGGCATGGGCGACGGCATCGTCAATCTCGTCACCAACGCGCCCGAAGATGCCGGTGAGATCGTCGGCGCGCTGATCGATCATCCGGCGGTCCGGCGCATCAACTTCACCGGCTCCACACATGTCGGCAGGATCATCGCCAAGCGTGCGGCGGAGCATCTGAAACCGGTATTGCTCGAACTCGGCGGCAAGGCCCCGCTGATCGTACTGGACGATGCCGACCTCGACGAGGCGGTGAAGGCGGCCGCATTCGGCGCATTCATGAACCAGGGCCAGATCTGCATGTCGACCGAGCGCATAATCGTCGTCGACAGCGTGGCCGAAGCCTTTGCCGAGAAGTTCGCCGCGAAGGTCGGCTCGATGCCGGTCGGCGATCCGCGCGAGGGCAAGACGCCGCTCGGCGCGGTGGTCGATGCCAAGACCGTCGCGCATGTCCAGTCGCTGGTCTCGGACGCGCTGGGACACGGCGCGGTGCAGTTGAACGGCGGCGCGTCGGACGGTGTGTTGATGCCCGCGCATGTGATCGACAAGGTCACGCCCGAGATGAAACTGTTCCGCGACGAGAGCTTCGGACCCGTGGTCGGCATCGCCCGCGCGCGTGACGAAGCGCATGCCATCGCGCTCGCCAACGATACCGAATACGGCCTGTCCGCCGCGATCTTCACCCGAGACACCGCGCGCGGCCTGCGCATCGCCAGGGCCATCAAGTCCGGCATCTGCCATATCAACGGCCCGACCGTGCACGACGAAGCGCAGATGCCGTTCGGCGGGGTCAAATCGTCCGGTTACGGCCGCTTCGGCGGCAAGGCCGGGATCGACAGCTTCACCGAACTGCGCTGGATCACGATCGAGACGCAGCCCGGCCATTATCCGATCTGA
- a CDS encoding winged helix-turn-helix transcriptional regulator, whose product MKSEKNPAVETDVEPHADGVSDSGHRLKSNSARRALDILGDRWTLMILHLAFKRVRRFDDFRARIGIARSLLTDRLRRMEVAGIIRRERYQERPPRDEYRLTEMGLDLFGASLMIIRWEKRWFPDDRVDVHSLRHSCGNVFLPELRCATCGEEVTARDVIAGDGPGAGFEPPQRARAQRRSIIARGELDPHQRMLERAIDVLGDRWTAQTIASAFIGIRRFGAFEADLGVAPNILADRLVRLVDLGVLDRKPYQEKPERFEYRLTPEGLDLFPLIVELIRWGDRWLAGKAGPPQVIRHRTCGAELVPVITCDQCGQTVGPLSTTIG is encoded by the coding sequence TTGAAGTCCGAGAAAAACCCCGCCGTCGAAACGGATGTCGAGCCGCACGCGGACGGCGTTTCGGATTCGGGGCATCGCCTCAAGTCGAATTCGGCGCGGCGCGCGCTCGATATCCTCGGCGACCGCTGGACGCTGATGATCCTGCATCTGGCGTTCAAGCGCGTGCGCCGGTTCGACGATTTTCGAGCACGTATCGGCATCGCGCGCAGCCTGCTCACGGATCGCCTGCGACGCATGGAAGTCGCAGGCATCATTCGCCGCGAACGCTATCAGGAACGCCCGCCGCGCGACGAATATCGCCTGACCGAGATGGGGCTCGACCTGTTCGGCGCGTCGCTGATGATCATCCGCTGGGAAAAGCGCTGGTTTCCCGACGACCGGGTCGACGTGCACAGCCTGCGGCATAGTTGCGGCAACGTGTTCCTGCCCGAACTGCGCTGCGCCACCTGCGGCGAGGAGGTGACGGCGCGCGACGTGATCGCGGGGGACGGCCCGGGCGCGGGTTTCGAACCCCCGCAACGCGCGCGTGCGCAACGCCGATCAATCATCGCGCGCGGAGAACTCGACCCGCATCAACGCATGCTGGAGCGCGCGATCGACGTGCTCGGCGACCGCTGGACCGCGCAGACGATCGCCTCCGCCTTTATCGGCATCCGCCGCTTCGGCGCATTCGAGGCCGATCTCGGCGTCGCCCCGAACATCCTCGCCGATCGACTGGTCCGCCTCGTCGACCTCGGCGTCCTCGACCGCAAGCCCTATCAGGAAAAACCCGAGCGCTTCGAATATCGCCTGACGCCGGAGGGGCTGGACCTGTTTCCGCTGATCGTCGAGCTGATTCGCTGGGGCGACCGCTGGCTGGCGGGCAAGGCCGGCCCGCCACAGGTGATCCGCCATCGCACCTGCGGCGCGGAGCTGGTGCCGGTGATCACGTGCGATCAGTGCGGACAAACTGTCGGGCCGCTATCCACCACGATCGGCTAG
- a CDS encoding carotenoid oxygenase family protein, which produces MKLERHPPVVTSLEPSNHPYLNGAWTPLHEEVDAEDLDVIEGVIPSDIDGVYLRNTENQLHQPLGRHHPFDGDAMIHQISFNQGTASYRNRFVRTRCFQAEQEAGRSLWGGLADPVGTSVRPGYGAHGSLKDNASTDVVVHAGKLLSTFYQCGEAYTMDPETLEDLGVAPWAPIDGVSAHCKVDEATGELLFFNYSKHAPYMHYGVVGADGKLKSYIPIPLPGPRLPHDMAFSEKYSIFNDFPVFWDPKLLERDVHAVRFFRDMKSRFAVVPRHGGPEDIKWFEAAPCYVLHFLNAYEEGEELVLDGYFQEDPTPRPLAGSVEGHEHMMALLDMHSFRSRLHRWRFNLATGETREERLSDETVEFGMMNARVAGKPYRYAYSVTSKPGWFLFNGLIKHDLKTGTDERVTLPEGVYASEAPFAPRIGAVDEDDGYIVSFLIDENRGRSECVLIDAKNFAAGPVCRIALPHKLSSGTHAVWADRAFIETGRSAA; this is translated from the coding sequence ATGAAGCTCGAACGACATCCGCCGGTCGTCACCAGCCTCGAACCGAGCAACCACCCGTATCTCAACGGCGCGTGGACGCCGCTGCACGAGGAGGTCGACGCCGAGGATCTCGACGTGATCGAAGGCGTGATTCCGTCCGACATCGACGGCGTCTACCTCCGCAACACCGAGAATCAGCTCCATCAACCCCTCGGCCGCCACCACCCCTTCGACGGCGATGCGATGATCCACCAGATCTCGTTCAACCAGGGCACGGCATCGTATCGCAATCGCTTCGTTCGCACGCGCTGTTTCCAGGCGGAGCAGGAGGCGGGCAGGTCGCTGTGGGGCGGCCTTGCCGATCCGGTCGGCACGTCGGTGCGCCCGGGCTATGGCGCGCATGGCAGCCTGAAGGACAATGCCAGCACCGACGTGGTCGTGCATGCCGGCAAGTTGCTGTCGACCTTCTATCAGTGCGGCGAGGCCTATACGATGGATCCCGAGACGCTCGAGGATCTCGGCGTCGCGCCCTGGGCACCGATCGACGGCGTGTCGGCGCATTGCAAGGTCGACGAGGCGACCGGCGAACTCTTGTTCTTCAACTATTCGAAGCATGCGCCGTACATGCATTACGGCGTGGTCGGCGCGGATGGGAAGCTGAAGAGCTATATCCCGATTCCCCTGCCCGGTCCGCGACTGCCGCACGACATGGCCTTCAGCGAAAAATACTCGATCTTCAACGATTTCCCGGTCTTCTGGGATCCGAAGCTGCTCGAACGCGACGTGCATGCGGTGCGCTTCTTTCGCGACATGAAGTCGCGCTTCGCGGTCGTGCCGCGGCACGGTGGGCCCGAAGACATCAAGTGGTTCGAGGCCGCACCCTGCTACGTCCTGCATTTCCTCAACGCCTATGAAGAGGGCGAAGAACTCGTGCTCGACGGCTATTTCCAGGAGGATCCCACGCCGCGTCCGCTCGCCGGCTCGGTCGAGGGACACGAGCATATGATGGCGTTGCTCGACATGCACAGTTTCCGCAGCCGACTGCATCGCTGGCGCTTCAATCTCGCGACCGGCGAGACGCGCGAGGAGCGGCTGTCGGACGAGACGGTCGAATTCGGCATGATGAATGCGCGCGTCGCCGGCAAGCCCTATCGTTATGCCTATTCGGTCACGTCAAAGCCGGGCTGGTTCCTGTTCAACGGCCTGATCAAGCACGATTTGAAAACCGGCACCGACGAACGCGTGACCCTGCCCGAGGGCGTCTATGCCAGCGAAGCGCCGTTTGCGCCACGCATCGGCGCGGTGGACGAGGATGACGGCTATATCGTCAGCTTCCTGATCGACGAGAATCGCGGGCGATCGGAATGCGTGCTGATCGACGCGAAGAATTTCGCCGCCGGGCCGGTGTGCCGCATCGCCCTGCCGCACAAATTGAGCAGCGGGACGCACGCGGTATGGGCCGACCGGGCGTTCATCGAGACCGGCCGCAGCGCCGCCTGA
- a CDS encoding p-hydroxycinnamoyl CoA hydratase/lyase, with amino-acid sequence MTELSSNGTVAYDVIDRIAWVRFNRPEKRNCMSPTLNRDMMEVLDALEFRADVGVLVLSGEGSAWSAGMDLKEYFRETEAKGLGASRQAQRESYGWWRRLRWYQKPTIAMVNGWCFGGGYGPLFACDLAFAAEDAQFGLSEINWGILPGGGATKVATELLPFRKAMYHAMMGENVDGATAAEWGLVNEAMPLDQLKTRVTEVASVLLKKNPVALKATKDAVRRVGVLSYDDAEDYLIRAQEAANSYDNEGRKEGIKQFIDDKTFKPGLGAYDTSKQKA; translated from the coding sequence ATGACCGAATTGAGCAGCAACGGCACCGTCGCCTATGACGTGATCGATCGTATCGCCTGGGTTCGCTTCAACCGCCCCGAAAAGCGCAATTGCATGTCGCCGACGCTAAACCGCGACATGATGGAAGTGCTCGACGCGTTAGAATTCCGCGCGGATGTGGGCGTGCTGGTGCTGTCGGGCGAAGGCAGCGCCTGGTCCGCCGGCATGGACCTCAAGGAATATTTCCGCGAGACCGAGGCGAAGGGTCTCGGCGCGTCGCGACAGGCACAGCGCGAGAGCTATGGCTGGTGGCGCCGCCTGCGCTGGTATCAGAAGCCGACGATCGCGATGGTCAATGGCTGGTGTTTCGGTGGCGGATATGGCCCGCTGTTCGCCTGCGATCTCGCCTTCGCGGCGGAGGACGCGCAGTTCGGCCTCAGCGAGATCAATTGGGGCATCCTGCCAGGCGGCGGCGCGACCAAGGTGGCGACCGAATTGCTGCCGTTCCGCAAGGCGATGTACCATGCGATGATGGGCGAGAATGTCGACGGCGCGACCGCCGCCGAATGGGGCCTGGTCAACGAAGCGATGCCGCTCGACCAGCTCAAGACGCGCGTAACCGAGGTCGCAAGCGTTCTGCTCAAAAAAAATCCGGTGGCGTTGAAGGCGACGAAGGATGCGGTGCGGCGTGTTGGTGTGCTGAGTTATGACGACGCCGAGGACTATTTGATCCGCGCGCAGGAAGCGGCCAATTCCTACGACAATGAAGGTCGCAAGGAAGGCATCAAGCAGTTCATCGACGACAAGACCTTCAAACCCGGCCTCGGCGCCTACGACACGTCGAAGCAAAAGGCCTGA
- a CDS encoding NAD(P)H-dependent amine dehydrogenase family protein produces MPRPIRVIQWATGAMGRTALRRIIDHPDLELVGVYVYSPKKAGRDAGEIAKRPATGVICTGDIDRILALDADVVIHTPRITLPYDAMNADVARLLASGKNVISTAGFHYPEAHGADYVAPLLLACAEGGTTLTGLGVNPGFVVERLTLAATGLCHEIERITISETVDASAMASADFVFGLMGFGADPARNDITQGPLAALYTSLFSEVLYLAAHGLNDAVAKITPAHEVTTAPRDIVLPAGTIPAGTVAATRWRWIATLASGIDLTLSILWTADPALHPEQGLGHWNVHIEGRPNVRLTLAIDEGDPTAPPARALTDATIAVAIAGIPAVLAATPGFFAFPAPTPFHARLEPAT; encoded by the coding sequence TTGCCGAGACCGATCCGCGTCATCCAATGGGCGACGGGGGCGATGGGCCGCACGGCGCTGCGCCGCATCATCGACCATCCCGATCTCGAACTGGTGGGCGTGTACGTCTATTCGCCCAAGAAGGCCGGGCGCGACGCGGGCGAAATCGCCAAGCGCCCGGCGACGGGGGTAATCTGCACCGGCGATATCGACCGGATCCTGGCGCTGGACGCGGATGTCGTGATTCACACGCCGCGCATCACGCTGCCTTATGACGCGATGAACGCGGATGTCGCGCGCCTGCTGGCCAGCGGCAAGAACGTCATTTCAACCGCAGGCTTCCATTACCCCGAGGCGCACGGCGCGGACTATGTCGCACCGTTGCTGTTGGCGTGCGCGGAAGGCGGAACGACGCTCACCGGCTTGGGCGTCAATCCCGGATTCGTGGTCGAGCGGCTGACTTTGGCCGCGACCGGGCTGTGCCATGAGATCGAGCGGATCACGATTAGCGAAACGGTCGATGCGTCGGCGATGGCATCGGCGGACTTCGTCTTCGGCCTGATGGGGTTCGGCGCCGATCCAGCGAGAAACGACATCACGCAGGGGCCGCTCGCCGCGCTCTATACCTCGCTGTTTTCCGAGGTCTTGTACCTTGCGGCACACGGGCTGAACGACGCGGTGGCGAAGATCACGCCGGCGCACGAGGTGACGACAGCCCCGCGCGACATCGTCCTTCCCGCCGGCACGATTCCCGCCGGCACCGTCGCCGCGACCCGCTGGCGCTGGATCGCGACGCTCGCCAGCGGGATCGACCTGACCCTGTCGATCCTGTGGACCGCCGACCCTGCACTGCACCCCGAACAGGGGCTGGGCCATTGGAACGTGCATATCGAAGGACGACCGAACGTGCGCCTAACGCTGGCGATCGACGAGGGCGATCCGACTGCGCCGCCCGCACGCGCGCTCACCGATGCGACGATCGCCGTCGCCATCGCCGGCATTCCGGCGGTGCTCGCAGCAACGCCGGGCTTTTTCGCATTCCCCGCGCCGACCCCGTTCCATGCCCGATTGGAGCCAGCGACATGA
- a CDS encoding aromatic ring-hydroxylating dioxygenase subunit alpha, with product MTTDTFIRNAWYVAGWDAEIDSAPIARTICGVPMMFYRTLDRSVVAMRDACPHRMLPLSMGIREGDSIRCRYHGLKLSRDGVAEEMPLKSDAANPRICVETYVVAERHRFVWVWVGEKALADPALIPDLWPCSADGWTFDGGYNHVGCDYRLMIDNLMDLTHETHVHSGSIGQPELMHAPIDTRVDGERVFVTRWMPGVDAPPFWRGALKQDGPVDRWQICEFIAPSSVIIDVGVAPVTGGATVEAHDSATCGGVRGFVIDSMTPESATSMHYFWGMARSFDIDDAGFTARFKRAQGGVFAEDVEILEAQQEAILANPDLKLTAYNIDQGGVRARQIIARKIAAQRTATATAEA from the coding sequence ATGACCACCGATACGTTCATCCGCAACGCCTGGTATGTCGCGGGATGGGATGCGGAGATCGACTCCGCACCGATTGCCCGCACGATCTGCGGCGTGCCGATGATGTTCTATCGCACGCTCGACCGGTCGGTGGTGGCGATGCGCGATGCCTGCCCGCATCGCATGCTGCCGCTGTCGATGGGCATCCGCGAAGGCGATTCGATCCGCTGCCGCTATCACGGCCTGAAACTTTCGCGCGACGGCGTGGCCGAGGAGATGCCGCTGAAGAGCGATGCGGCCAACCCGCGCATCTGCGTCGAGACGTACGTCGTGGCCGAGCGGCACCGCTTCGTCTGGGTCTGGGTCGGCGAGAAGGCGCTGGCCGATCCGGCGCTGATTCCGGACCTATGGCCATGTTCGGCGGATGGCTGGACGTTCGATGGCGGCTACAATCATGTCGGCTGCGATTACCGCCTGATGATCGACAATCTGATGGACCTGACGCACGAGACGCATGTCCATTCCGGATCGATCGGCCAGCCCGAACTGATGCACGCGCCGATCGACACGCGCGTCGATGGCGAGCGTGTCTTCGTCACGCGATGGATGCCGGGCGTCGATGCACCGCCGTTCTGGCGCGGCGCACTGAAGCAGGATGGGCCGGTCGATCGCTGGCAGATCTGCGAATTCATCGCCCCGTCTTCCGTGATCATCGATGTCGGCGTGGCGCCGGTGACGGGCGGCGCCACGGTCGAGGCCCATGACAGCGCGACGTGCGGCGGCGTGCGCGGCTTCGTGATCGATTCGATGACCCCGGAAAGCGCGACGAGCATGCACTATTTCTGGGGCATGGCGCGCAGCTTCGACATCGACGATGCCGGTTTCACCGCGCGGTTCAAGCGCGCGCAGGGCGGCGTCTTCGCTGAAGATGTCGAGATATTGGAGGCGCAGCAGGAGGCGATTCTCGCCAATCCCGACCTCAAGCTCACCGCGTACAATATCGATCAGGGCGGGGTGCGCGCGCGGCAGATCATCGCGCGCAAGATCGCTGCGCAGCGGACCGCGACCGCGACCGCCGAGGCGTAA
- a CDS encoding NAD(P)H-dependent flavin oxidoreductase, with protein sequence MNRLGLNLRLPVIAAPMFLVSGPALVIAACRAGIVGSFPTTNCRTAAEVDAWMGEITAAIDGAPWAANLITHSTNTRRADDLALVAKYRPPLVITALGSPAPVIETVHAYGGTVLADVIDPTLARKALAAGADGLACVATGAGGHTGKYSPLAFVSAVRAFFDGPLALGGGIADGAGVAAAVAAGADLIYMGTRFVGATESLAVPAYKAMVAEAGIDDIVVSGAVTGTPASWLRASFDAAGYTVDGGAPERNYDSAADGRARWRDIWSAGQGVHATTGEQTTAAIVDDLDRGFSAAQVRLASWCGRTGHS encoded by the coding sequence ATGAACCGGCTTGGCCTCAACTTGCGGCTGCCGGTGATCGCCGCGCCGATGTTCCTCGTCTCCGGCCCGGCGCTCGTCATCGCCGCGTGTCGCGCGGGCATCGTCGGATCCTTCCCGACGACCAATTGCCGCACCGCCGCCGAAGTCGATGCGTGGATGGGCGAGATCACCGCCGCGATCGACGGTGCCCCCTGGGCCGCGAACCTCATCACGCATTCGACCAACACCCGCCGCGCCGACGATCTCGCGCTCGTCGCTAAGTACAGACCGCCACTGGTGATCACCGCGCTCGGCAGTCCAGCGCCGGTGATCGAGACCGTGCACGCTTATGGCGGCACGGTGCTGGCCGACGTGATCGACCCCACACTCGCGCGCAAGGCGCTGGCGGCGGGGGCGGACGGCCTTGCCTGCGTTGCGACCGGCGCCGGTGGCCATACCGGCAAATACTCGCCCCTCGCCTTCGTCTCGGCGGTCCGCGCCTTTTTCGATGGGCCGCTGGCGCTTGGCGGCGGCATCGCCGACGGTGCAGGCGTCGCGGCGGCGGTCGCGGCCGGTGCGGACCTGATCTACATGGGCACGCGCTTCGTCGGCGCGACCGAGAGCCTTGCCGTCCCCGCCTACAAGGCGATGGTGGCGGAGGCCGGCATCGACGACATCGTCGTGAGCGGTGCCGTCACCGGCACGCCCGCCTCGTGGCTGCGCGCCAGTTTCGATGCCGCGGGCTACACGGTGGACGGCGGCGCGCCGGAGCGAAACTACGATTCCGCCGCGGACGGCCGCGCGCGCTGGCGCGACATCTGGTCCGCCGGTCAGGGGGTGCATGCCACCACCGGCGAGCAAACGACGGCGGCGATCGTCGACGATCTGGACCGTGGGTTCAGCGCCGCGCAGGTGCGTCTCGCCAGCTGGTGCGGCCGTACGGGACATTCATAA
- a CDS encoding beta-ketoacyl synthase N-terminal-like domain-containing protein has product MTVYIRDAVRTPRGKARPDGGLAQQTPQGLIVALVAALDARAPGAKKTEALMLGCVGQIGAQGGNIAMVAKLTSGLPDHATAQTINAYCASGLVAIGQAAALIESGVIDTALAGGVEMMSAVGFMADKASFYTDRDLPRAAQYLPVAVAADRLSTREAISREAMDSATAASQTRAAAAEGNSALSASRIGIGDLAADECVRALTPEKLAALQPAFADLGSGYADVLGDEAIAYTHTVAHAPPVCDGAGLAALSGDAANARAKIVAYSEIGGDPAASLTAGFAAMDKVLTRAKLTLADMDRIEFMEAFAVAIAKFLRDYDVDPARVNASGGHLAKGHPMGATGAILLSTLLDTLDACDGRYGLVVVTGASGVGAAMIVERIA; this is encoded by the coding sequence ATGACCGTGTATATCCGTGATGCCGTGCGCACGCCGCGTGGCAAGGCCCGGCCCGATGGTGGGTTGGCACAACAGACTCCGCAGGGCCTGATCGTCGCTCTGGTCGCGGCGCTAGATGCTCGTGCGCCCGGGGCCAAGAAAACCGAGGCGCTCATGCTCGGCTGTGTCGGGCAGATCGGCGCGCAGGGCGGGAATATCGCGATGGTCGCAAAGCTTACCTCCGGCCTGCCCGACCACGCCACGGCCCAGACGATCAACGCCTATTGCGCCTCCGGACTCGTCGCGATCGGCCAGGCGGCGGCGCTGATCGAAAGCGGCGTGATCGACACTGCGCTCGCCGGCGGGGTGGAAATGATGTCGGCGGTCGGCTTCATGGCCGACAAGGCCAGCTTCTACACCGACCGCGACCTGCCGCGGGCCGCGCAATATCTGCCGGTCGCGGTCGCCGCCGACCGCCTGTCCACCCGCGAAGCCATATCGCGCGAGGCGATGGATTCCGCCACCGCCGCCTCGCAGACCCGCGCCGCCGCAGCGGAGGGCAATTCCGCGCTCTCCGCCTCGCGCATCGGGATCGGCGATCTCGCGGCCGACGAATGCGTCCGCGCCCTCACGCCCGAAAAACTTGCCGCCCTGCAGCCGGCCTTTGCCGACCTCGGCAGCGGTTATGCCGATGTCCTCGGCGACGAGGCGATCGCCTATACCCATACCGTCGCGCACGCGCCGCCGGTCTGCGACGGTGCCGGCCTCGCCGCGCTCAGTGGGGACGCCGCGAACGCCCGCGCGAAGATCGTCGCTTATAGCGAGATCGGCGGGGATCCGGCCGCGTCGCTCACCGCCGGGTTCGCCGCGATGGACAAGGTGCTCACCCGCGCCAAGCTGACGCTGGCGGACATGGACCGGATCGAATTCATGGAGGCGTTCGCCGTCGCCATCGCCAAGTTCCTGCGCGATTACGATGTCGATCCGGCCAGGGTGAACGCGTCGGGCGGGCATCTTGCCAAGGGGCATCCAATGGGCGCGACCGGTGCGATCCTGTTGTCCACCTTGCTCGACACGCTCGATGCCTGCGATGGCCGTTACGGCCTTGTCGTCGTCACTGGAGCCTCTGGGGTCGGCGCGGCGATGATCGTCGAGCGGATCGCATGA
- a CDS encoding NAD(P)-dependent oxidoreductase has protein sequence MADKDPALAFIGFGEAGAAFASGIGIAAIAYDCANKAEACRSHGVAFATSNAAAVQNAGLILSVVTADQALAAARETARGIVRDALYCDCNSVAPDTKRAARDAIEAAGGRYVDVAVMAPVHPAGRGVPLLVSGAHAEAGAAALQAAGFAKVRVVPGEVGRASSIKMIRSVMVKGLEALTAECVLAADRAGVLGEVLDSLDASPPPPDWHSRADYNLERMMAHGLRRAAEMEEVVKTLDALGTGSAMTRGTVVRQRAIGALTIAAPATLNQKLAALARSEAAPKRRNFA, from the coding sequence ATGGCGGACAAAGATCCAGCACTTGCATTCATCGGTTTTGGAGAGGCCGGTGCGGCATTCGCGAGCGGCATAGGAATTGCCGCCATCGCCTACGATTGCGCGAACAAGGCCGAAGCGTGCCGAAGCCACGGCGTTGCTTTCGCCACCAGCAATGCCGCCGCCGTCCAGAATGCCGGATTGATCCTGTCGGTCGTCACCGCCGATCAGGCGCTGGCTGCCGCGCGAGAGACGGCGCGAGGCATCGTGCGGGATGCGCTGTATTGCGATTGCAACAGCGTCGCGCCCGATACCAAGCGCGCGGCGCGAGACGCGATCGAAGCCGCTGGCGGGCGGTATGTCGATGTGGCGGTGATGGCGCCGGTGCACCCGGCCGGACGCGGCGTGCCCTTGCTGGTGTCCGGCGCGCATGCCGAGGCCGGTGCCGCGGCGCTGCAGGCTGCGGGGTTTGCCAAGGTGCGGGTGGTGCCGGGCGAGGTCGGCCGCGCCTCGTCGATCAAGATGATCCGGTCGGTGATGGTCAAGGGGCTTGAGGCGCTGACCGCCGAATGCGTCCTCGCCGCCGATCGCGCCGGTGTCCTGGGCGAGGTGCTCGACTCGCTGGACGCCAGCCCGCCGCCGCCGGACTGGCATAGCCGCGCCGATTACAATCTTGAACGGATGATGGCGCACGGCCTGCGCCGCGCGGCCGAGATGGAGGAAGTGGTCAAGACACTCGATGCCCTTGGCACCGGCAGCGCGATGACGCGCGGCACGGTAGTGCGGCAACGGGCGATCGGCGCACTGACGATTGCCGCGCCCGCCACGCTGAACCAAAAACTCGCCGCGCTCGCCCGATCCGAGGCAGCGCCCAAACGACGGAATTTCGCATGA